The following nucleotide sequence is from Streptomyces leeuwenhoekii.
CCCAGCCTCGGTCGTGGGCGCGCAGCGCCGCCTCGATCGTGACGGCGAAGACCACGCCGGCGACGAGGTCGATCCCGTAGTGGTAGCCGAAGCCCAGCGTCGCGCTGAGCGTGGCGATCAGCCAAAACGTTCCTGCATAGCGCAGGAGCCGTGGGGCCCTGCGGGAATGGAGGAAGATGGCGGTGGCCCAGGCCGTGTGGAGGCTGGGCATGCAGTTGCGGGGGGTGATGTCGTCGTAGGACATCAGCTCCGGGGCGCCGATGGGCGGGAGCGTGTGCGGCCACAGGTCGGCGATCGCCCAGGGCGCGCCGCCCGTGCCGAAGGCTCCGGTGCCGTAGGCGAAGACCGGCCCGACCACCGGGAAGATCATGTAGATGCCCGGGCCCAGGAGGCCGATCGTCAGGAAGGTGCGCACCAGGTGGTGGCGCGGGAAGCGGCGCTCGGCCGCCACATCGCGCAGTTGGTACAGCGCGACGACGACCGCGGCCACCGCCAACTGGACGTAGACCCAGTCGAGCACATGGGCGCCGACCTGGCCGGTGGCCGCGACGACCCGCCCCGCCAGCCATGACGGATTGCCCAGCGCGTGATCGGCGGTCGCCATGTACTGGTCGAGCACCGTCGGCCGGGTCTTCGAGGTGATCAGGAGCCAGGCGTCGCCCGTCTTGCGGCCGGCGACCAGCAGCAGGCCCAGCCCGGCCCCCTTCAGCAGCAGCACCTGGTCCCGGCCGGTGCGGCGCGTGACGGCGATGACCGCGCAGCCCAGGATCACCCACAGCGCGCCGTTGCCGAAGGAGTGGCCTTCGGCGACCGGGGCGTCGACCGCCCACCGCACCACCGCGAAGGCGATGTCGACGCCGATGGCGGCACCGGCCGCGACGAACCGCTGCCGCCAGGTGAGCACGACCATCGTCAGCGCCATGCCGGCGTAGAGGAGAGGACCCGATTTCGGCGGGAAGACCACCTCGCGCGCCTGGTTGGCGATCGGCCCGGGCAGGCCGTAGTGGCGCGCGGCGATCTCCAGCGCGACGAGGAAGCCGAGGGCCGCCGCGGTCACCGCGGCCCACAGCAGCGCGCGCGGCCGGCGCCACGCGGCGAACAGGACTCCGCGTCTTGTTCGCGAGGATATGTGCGATTTTTCAGATATCAATTGTTCAGCCGATTTACTAGGGTTTCAGGCACTGGTGGTCCGCCGTGGCGTCCTTGGAGTGTCGCCCGTGGCGTTCGCGGCCGGTGCGGGAGGGGCTGGGGACGGCGCTGCGCACTGCGCCGGGTTAGACGGGCGCGGGCACCGCGAGGTTGTCCTCCTTACCGCTTCTCGCGGGAGTCACCGCTTCTCGCCGGGCTCCGCTTCTCGCGGGAGTCATCGCTTCTCGCGGGGCTCACCGCTTCTCGTCGGGACGGTGCCGGCCACGCGGTGGGCACCGGTGGGCGGAGCGGCCGGGCACGCTCGTATCTCGGACGCCGCGGACGCTGCGGACTCCGCGGGCCCGGGGCCCCCGCGGACGCCGGGGGCGCCGCGGGCGGCCGGTCAGTCCGCGCAGGGCGGGCCCTGGTCCTCGCTCGACTCGCCCTGGCGGTAGGCGCCGCAGACGAGGACCGCTTCGGGCCGGGTGCCCGACTGGCGCAGCAGGACGAGGGTCTTGTCGTGGGGCGGGGCGTTGGCGCCGTCGTAGGAGACGTATCCGGTGGCCCCGTCGAAGGCGATGCCGGCGCCGAGGACCAGCCGGACGGACTTGCGCTCGACCGCCGGGTCGGTCAGGCCGGCCTCGCGCACCGCCTCCGACAGGACGTGGAAGGCGTCGTAGGAGACCGCGGAGTGGCCGTCCTGCCGCCAGGGATCCCTGCCTCCGGTGGTGACCTCCACGTAGGCGTCGTACTCGTCCACGAACTGCACGGTCCGGTCGCTGGCCTTCGGATCGTCGTCCGGCAGCCGGTGCGCGGAGTAGTACAGGCGCAGCCAGTCCTTCTCGGCGAAGGCGCCGGTCTGCGCCACGTTGGTCAGCTCGTTGCCGCCGAGGACCGTCACGTCGCGCGATGTGCACGTTCCGGCCGTGTCCATGGAGTTGATCAGCGCGGTGAAGTCCTTGGCCCGGGCCGACCAGTACACGACCGAGTCCGGCTCGTCCTCCAGCGCTTCGCAGAGCTCCCGTGCCAGCAGCGCGGCGTTGGGCTGGCTGACGGCTCCGGCCAGCGGCGCGGAGCCGAACTCGCCTTCCTGGTTGAAGTCGAACACCTGATGGGTGCCGTCGAACTCGGCTACGAAGCGGCGGGCGAGGCTGTCGCTGTAGAGGTCGGCGGAGCTCTCGATCACGATCGCGTGGCCGGCCGGGGTGCAGCGGTCCTCGGAGCCGGGCTCGGCCACGATGTTCTTGGTCGACGCGAAGTCCGCCTCGATCCGGGCCTCGCGGGAATTCACCGGCGTGGACGGCCAGTAGGTGCGGGCGGCGGGGCCGGTGAGCATCTCGTCGGCGGTCGCGGTGGTGCCGATGGTGGGGATGCCCGCCTCGCCGAGGACGCGCAGGGCCGCCTGGGTCTCGTTACGGCTCTGCGCGTAGCCCAGGACGCCGACGACGCGTTCGGACGCGGGGCCGCTCTTCTCGTCCTTCAACTCGGCGACGAGCCGCTTCGCCTCCTTCTCGGCGTCGCGGAAGGCGATCCCGGCCTCGCGCACCTCCACACGCAGGGGGATCAGGGAGTCGTCGGCGGCGGCCTCCCGGTTCAGTTTCTGCTGCCACATCGCGATGCCGCGCAGCTCCGGGATGGTCCCGTCGAAGCGCGTCTCGTCGTCGGTCGTCGGCGGGTCGGAGACGAAGGCGACGGCCGTGCGCACGGTGCGGCCCTGCCGGGCGTAACTCTCGGCGCGCGCGTTCTGGTCCTCGATCGTCTTCACGGCCGCCTCGTACCAGGCGTTGGCCTGCACCGGCACCGGCTCCTTGGGGGCGGAGTCCGCCACGGAACCGGTGCCGCCCAGGCAGTCGCGCGACGGGGGGAAGAGGACGGGCGGGAGCAGCAGTCCCCCGGCGAGCAGGGCGAGTACGGCCATCCCGCCCACGATCGCGGTGGGCACGTGCCGGCCGAACCGGAACGTCCTCGGCCGGACGGGCAGGACGGGCACGCCGCCCGCCGCCAGGGCGGCCTCGGATACGGTGACCAGGACCGGGGGCCCGCCGGGAACGGTGTGGTCGGCGAGGCGCACGCTCGCCTCCGGGAACGTGCTCTCGACCGGACCGCCCAGGTCCCGCAGCAGTTCCTCGGAGGGCACGCCCACCGCGATGACGAGCGGGCCCGGCGGTCCGGCGGTGGCCTGGGCCCGGTGCAGGGACCGCAGGAAGCGCTCCGCGGCGCGGGCGCCCGGCTCTCCGGGCGGGGGCACCTCCACGAACAGCACCGGGCGGCTGGTGCGGCGGCGCCGGCCGGGCAGGATCCGGCCGATCGCGGGGCGGCGCAGGTCCTCCAGCAGGGCGCGCAGCACGAGCCAGTCGAACTCCTGGAGCGCCTCCTCGTGGGCCGGGTCGTCCATGAGCTGGACGGAGCGTTCGGCGGCCACCCGGTCCATCACCCGGAAGAGGCTGCCGCTGCCCTGGGCGACCGGTTCCGCGCCGAGCCAGCCCCGCATCACCTTGCGGGAGATGCGGCGGGCCCACAGCCACCGCGGGAGCAACTGGACGAACGACAGCCAGCTCAGGCCGGCCAGGAACCCGGCGAGCCCGTCGAGCGAGGGGCCCTCCATCCTGGTGAAGGCCAGCGGGCCGCCGCGGTGGGCGCGCCGCTCCCCGGCGTGGGTCCGCAGCCCGGCTTCCTGGTCCGCGGTGGTCGCCCACTCCTGCGGGTTGGACCTGATGTACTCCACCAGGTCGCACATGACGTGGTAGCGCGGGAGGCGGTCGGGCGTCATGTGCTGCGGAGTACTGCGGTGCAACTGCGTCCCGGCGCTGATGGAGAGCAGGCGGGCGTCGGCTTCCTCGCCGGTCCCGGCCGGCAGGTGGGCGAAGGGCACCCGCTGCCGCAGCGCTCCGGCCAGGGCGGCGACGACACCGTCCACACCGCTGCGGTACGACGCCCGCGGCACCCGCAGGAGGAACAGCGGCGGACTGGTCTCGAGCTTGGCCCGGTTCTCGTAGCCCGGGGCCACGGTGACCCTGAACTCCCGGACGAACTCGATGGCTTGGTCGTTGGGAAATCTGGGATCGCCGATGGGTGTGGTCATGTGGAACTCCCCCATGTTCTACCTGATCAACACACGTGCCGGCGGACGGCACCGGCTCCTGGCCGACTCGCCTTGCCGCGCGCGGCGGCGGGACACGGCGGTGGAGCCGAGGCCGTCGGGGACGAGAAGGACGAGAAGGACGCGAAAGAGGAAGCTGAAAGGATAGCGACGTTGTGGCAGGCGTCACAATGGGGCGTGAGGGGCGTCCGGGCGGACGGAAGGGCTCACCGGTGCGGCCCCCCGTCGCGCGGGGCGGACGGGGTGCGGGCGCGGAAGGTGCGGCGGTAGGTGTCCGGAGGCACGCCGACCGAGCGGTTGAAGTGGCGGCGCAGGGTCGTCGCGGTGCCCATGCCGGTGGCCGTCGCGATGGCGTCGACGCTGTCGTCGGTGGTCTCCAGCAGTTCCTGGGCGTGGCGGATCCGCTGGTTCAGCAGCCATTGCAGCGGGGTGGTGCCGGTCACCGCCCGGAAGTGGCGGCCCAGATGGCGTGAGCTCATACCGGCCCGGCGGGCCAGGTCCTCCACGGTCAGCGGCTGGTCGAGCCGTTCGAGTACCCAGGGGAACAGGTCGGCGAGCGGATGGCCGGCCGGGTCGGGCACCGGCGTGGTGACGAACTGCGCCTGGCCGCCGTCCCGGTGCGGCGGTACGACGAGGCGGCGGGCGACGGTGTTGGCGACCGACGCGCCGTGGTCGAGGCGGACCAGGTGCAGGCAGAGGTCCATGGCGGCGGCCTTGCCGGCGGAGGTGAGGACGCTGCCGTTGTCCACGTAGAGCACGTCGGGGTCCACGGTCACCCGGGGGTGGCGCTCCGCCAGGGCGCGGGTGTGCGCCCAGTGGGTGGTCGCCCGCTTGCCGTCCAGCAGGCCGG
It contains:
- a CDS encoding phosphatase PAP2 family protein, which produces MFAAWRRPRALLWAAVTAAALGFLVALEIAARHYGLPGPIANQAREVVFPPKSGPLLYAGMALTMVVLTWRQRFVAAGAAIGVDIAFAVVRWAVDAPVAEGHSFGNGALWVILGCAVIAVTRRTGRDQVLLLKGAGLGLLLVAGRKTGDAWLLITSKTRPTVLDQYMATADHALGNPSWLAGRVVAATGQVGAHVLDWVYVQLAVAAVVVALYQLRDVAAERRFPRHHLVRTFLTIGLLGPGIYMIFPVVGPVFAYGTGAFGTGGAPWAIADLWPHTLPPIGAPELMSYDDITPRNCMPSLHTAWATAIFLHSRRAPRLLRYAGTFWLIATLSATLGFGYHYGIDLVAGVVFAVTIEAALRAHDRGWERPGILLVGYGTAVFAALLATTRHLSVQMADHPWAFGPLFLLAMASVVLGYARTTKRWEAQPAAPVPRPEPRLETV
- a CDS encoding helix-turn-helix domain-containing protein yields the protein MKTVALAVTDGMLHLELSLACEVFGPAPAAVDGPWYDLALCGPGPVRVGRFRLEPDHGLDRLARAGTVIVPGWADVDVDPPADLVDAVRTAHEAGARVVSLCTGAFVLAAAGLLDGKRATTHWAHTRALAERHPRVTVDPDVLYVDNGSVLTSAGKAAAMDLCLHLVRLDHGASVANTVARRLVVPPHRDGGQAQFVTTPVPDPAGHPLADLFPWVLERLDQPLTVEDLARRAGMSSRHLGRHFRAVTGTTPLQWLLNQRIRHAQELLETTDDSVDAIATATGMGTATTLRRHFNRSVGVPPDTYRRTFRARTPSAPRDGGPHR